In Rhizobium gallicum bv. gallicum R602sp, the following proteins share a genomic window:
- a CDS encoding peptide antibiotic resistance protein, producing MLYLQTFGDLRLTDANGNAIRYPAKGLVMVAYLFSRKTHELSRHELSEFLWADAEAELSGLNLRKLISRIRQIDDDTNEALLQITSGTIRLRTEALAVDLQALDSAMPPLARLRAISDLHQRDFMASVKPSTRSIDNWITGERRNHRLKLREVLFDALPHAQSNDDLRAISTAGLYLLEKDPGDEEIREMLRRLSGTNLADGDRREKASRPKISALPSSPQDALVRIEPGKPSSSVLPRVVLLPPIPQGHVAGLVIANALIEDVTIELCALRNISIVAPHTAEQIRRDSDKAQVVARHSISYLLETRLSTEGLYAQLIYFPTDEVIWATRFTMTSDALPTQRRLIAQRLTFSLVQELAKNERARLNIEADPQAYHSYLVGASLMGKLTLPHIRKARHAFKEALRYNPDFSPAFAGLARTYTSEWLVTAQGNEELLRLAETNAGKAIEGDSIFAGGHRELGVAKLYLGDVDHSVSALSLAEELSPHFADVIYSHADTLVHASRPGDALSKIKKAISLNPISPDAYLWCAAGACYFLEQYQDAIDYVEAMKDKAPAHRIAAASCAMIGDRRRAQFYRQRAEALNPVFDVEKWLSVVPFKEQWQKDLYREGLLKAGF from the coding sequence GTGCTGTATCTACAGACATTTGGCGATCTGCGACTGACCGATGCGAATGGCAACGCCATTCGCTATCCGGCCAAGGGCCTGGTGATGGTCGCTTATCTCTTCAGCCGCAAGACCCATGAACTGAGCCGTCATGAGCTCTCGGAGTTTCTATGGGCCGATGCGGAGGCCGAGCTGTCGGGACTTAACCTGCGCAAATTGATCTCACGTATTCGACAGATCGACGACGATACGAACGAGGCGCTGCTTCAGATCACCTCCGGTACGATCCGGCTTCGCACGGAGGCTCTTGCCGTCGATCTTCAGGCTCTCGACAGCGCAATGCCCCCGTTGGCGCGATTGAGAGCGATCAGCGACCTCCATCAGCGGGATTTCATGGCAAGCGTGAAACCCTCAACCAGGTCGATCGACAACTGGATCACGGGAGAGCGTCGCAATCACAGATTGAAGCTGCGCGAAGTGCTCTTTGACGCGCTGCCACATGCCCAAAGCAACGATGACCTCCGGGCAATATCCACCGCGGGCCTTTATCTTCTGGAGAAAGATCCGGGCGACGAAGAAATCAGGGAAATGCTTCGCCGGCTATCTGGAACGAATCTGGCTGACGGGGACAGGCGTGAAAAGGCAAGCAGGCCAAAAATCAGCGCCCTGCCATCGAGCCCGCAAGACGCGCTCGTTCGAATCGAGCCTGGCAAGCCTTCGTCGTCAGTCCTTCCTCGCGTCGTACTGCTTCCGCCAATCCCACAGGGACATGTTGCCGGGCTCGTTATTGCCAACGCCCTGATCGAAGACGTCACCATCGAGCTTTGCGCGCTTCGCAACATTTCTATTGTCGCACCGCACACGGCCGAGCAAATTCGTCGCGACTCCGACAAGGCCCAGGTCGTTGCGCGGCATTCGATTTCTTATCTCCTTGAAACGCGGCTTTCGACTGAGGGGCTCTACGCCCAGCTTATCTATTTTCCCACCGACGAGGTCATCTGGGCAACGCGCTTTACGATGACATCGGATGCACTGCCGACACAAAGGCGGCTCATTGCTCAGAGGCTGACCTTTTCCCTTGTGCAGGAGCTGGCGAAGAACGAGCGGGCCAGATTGAACATCGAGGCAGATCCTCAAGCGTATCATTCCTATCTCGTTGGCGCGAGCTTGATGGGCAAACTGACGTTGCCTCATATCCGCAAGGCGCGTCATGCCTTCAAGGAGGCTCTTCGGTACAATCCCGACTTCTCGCCAGCATTTGCCGGTCTTGCCCGCACCTATACGAGCGAGTGGCTCGTGACGGCGCAGGGAAACGAAGAGCTGCTGCGCCTGGCGGAAACGAACGCTGGCAAGGCCATCGAAGGAGATTCGATATTTGCCGGCGGACATCGAGAATTGGGGGTCGCCAAGCTCTATCTCGGCGACGTCGATCACAGCGTTTCGGCCCTCAGCCTGGCGGAGGAATTGAGTCCGCATTTTGCCGACGTCATCTATAGCCATGCTGATACGCTCGTACATGCTTCTCGCCCGGGGGACGCGCTGTCGAAGATCAAAAAAGCGATCTCGCTCAACCCGATATCGCCCGACGCCTATCTCTGGTGCGCCGCAGGGGCATGTTACTTCCTTGAGCAGTATCAAGACGCAATCGATTACGTAGAGGCAATGAAAGACAAAGCACCGGCTCACCGGATCGCGGCGGCGAGCTGTGCGATGATCGGCGATCGAAGGCGGGCACAGTTTTACCGGCAACGCGCCGAAGCACTCAATCCTGTTTTCGATGTCGAGAAATGGCTTTCCGTCGTTCCTTTCAAGGAACAATGGCAGAAGGACCTTTATCGGGAAGGCCTTTTAAAGGCCGGATTTTAA
- a CDS encoding GlxA family transcriptional regulator, with protein MLARSTQRLDIDLLILPETNLILIASVIEPLRGANRISGSEIYRWRLLTVDGDPAPTTSDIPVPACAPFKATADTAPLFVLASYNWRQSATPALKMQLSQATRYRTMIAGIESGTWLLAEASLLDGYSATIHWEDFEDFALAYPYVRASRERFVIDGKRLTTAGSLPTVDLMLEVIRQRQGYSLALEVSRLFSYEQADFHSEHELSPSTVSLRMRDPRVAHAIRLMEDNIEQPLVLARIARRVGISARHLQGLFQESIGAPPHVHYLALRLNAARRKVIETKASFADIAAATGFNSASAFARSYRASFSESPSDTRRRLRRRIMLAQERP; from the coding sequence ATGCTGGCGCGATCGACACAACGGCTCGATATCGACCTTCTGATTTTGCCGGAAACGAACCTGATCCTGATCGCCTCGGTGATCGAGCCGTTGCGAGGCGCCAACCGCATTTCCGGCAGCGAGATCTATCGCTGGCGTCTATTGACCGTGGATGGCGATCCGGCTCCAACCACGAGCGACATCCCGGTTCCCGCCTGCGCGCCCTTCAAGGCAACGGCCGATACGGCGCCGCTCTTCGTGCTCGCAAGCTACAACTGGCGGCAAAGCGCCACTCCGGCGCTGAAGATGCAGCTCTCGCAGGCTACTCGCTACCGAACGATGATTGCCGGCATCGAATCCGGCACGTGGCTGCTTGCCGAAGCAAGCCTTCTTGATGGGTATTCTGCGACTATTCATTGGGAGGATTTCGAAGATTTCGCGCTCGCCTACCCTTATGTTCGTGCCTCAAGGGAGCGCTTCGTCATCGATGGCAAGCGGCTGACCACTGCCGGCTCATTGCCGACCGTCGATCTGATGCTCGAGGTGATCCGGCAGCGGCAAGGCTATTCGCTGGCGCTAGAGGTCAGCCGGCTCTTCAGCTACGAACAAGCAGATTTCCATTCCGAGCACGAGCTTTCTCCATCGACTGTCAGTTTGCGGATGCGCGATCCGCGTGTCGCTCACGCGATCCGGTTGATGGAAGACAACATCGAGCAGCCTTTGGTTCTGGCCAGGATTGCGCGCCGCGTCGGCATCAGCGCGCGCCATCTGCAGGGGCTCTTTCAGGAGAGCATTGGAGCGCCGCCGCACGTGCACTATCTGGCGTTGCGGTTGAATGCTGCCCGTCGCAAGGTGATCGAGACCAAGGCATCTTTTGCCGATATCGCCGCCGCAACCGGCTTCAATTCGGCTTCCGCCTTTGCCCGGAGCTACCGGGCAAGCTTCTCCGAAAGCCCCTCCGACACCCGGCGACGCCTTCGCCGTCGCATCATGTTGGCGCAAGAGCGGCCATAG
- a CDS encoding helix-turn-helix domain-containing protein, with the protein MKAKSPNAIDVYVGGRLRVRRKVLGLSQGSLAEALGITFQQVQKYEKGMNRIGASRLQRIAEILRVPVGFFFENNAGASPDVEPRRDTDDVTLFMTSKEGVALSKAFLAIEDPNVRQKLLALTRSLGSANPVENHRDSSSQIEPERG; encoded by the coding sequence ATGAAGGCGAAATCTCCAAATGCTATTGATGTATATGTAGGCGGTCGTCTGCGGGTCCGGCGCAAGGTTCTTGGCTTGAGCCAGGGCAGTTTAGCGGAAGCCTTGGGTATTACATTTCAGCAGGTGCAAAAATACGAGAAGGGTATGAACCGAATTGGTGCCAGCAGGCTCCAGAGGATTGCGGAAATTCTCAGAGTCCCCGTTGGGTTCTTTTTCGAAAACAATGCGGGCGCGTCACCCGATGTCGAGCCGCGGCGCGATACGGATGATGTCACGCTGTTTATGACGTCGAAGGAGGGAGTGGCCCTTAGCAAGGCATTTCTGGCAATCGAAGATCCTAACGTCCGCCAAAAATTGCTTGCCCTTACCAGAAGCCTTGGCTCTGCAAACCCGGTCGAGAACCATCGCGACAGTTCCAGTCAGATAGAGCCCGAGCGAGGATAG
- a CDS encoding TRAP transporter small permease subunit, producing the protein MLAVRICSFPGARVNVQHFLLRVDAVSVWVGKASAWLIIGLMTLVCVEVFKRYILNMPTAWIFDASNMFYGTLFMLAGAYALAQNAHVRGDFLYSSLRPRIQAGLDLVLYVLFFLPGVAALVYAGYDYAALSWRIGEHSTVTAEGPPIYYFKTVIPVAGALVMLQGLAEILRCIVCLRTGEWPARLKDVEEIDVVAEQLAQSEHVDAKTREAAIERAHDLDRAARQRGMGGDIET; encoded by the coding sequence ATGCTTGCAGTGAGGATATGCTCTTTCCCGGGGGCACGCGTGAACGTTCAGCATTTTCTGCTCAGGGTGGATGCAGTCAGCGTGTGGGTCGGAAAAGCTTCGGCCTGGCTCATCATCGGCCTGATGACGCTGGTTTGCGTCGAGGTGTTCAAGCGTTACATCCTGAACATGCCGACGGCGTGGATCTTCGACGCCAGCAACATGTTCTATGGTACCCTGTTTATGCTCGCCGGAGCCTACGCGCTGGCGCAGAATGCGCATGTGCGCGGCGATTTTCTTTATAGCTCGCTAAGGCCCCGGATCCAGGCTGGGCTCGATCTCGTCCTTTACGTCCTCTTCTTCCTGCCTGGCGTCGCCGCCCTCGTTTATGCCGGCTATGACTATGCCGCGCTTTCCTGGCGGATCGGCGAGCATTCGACGGTGACCGCAGAAGGCCCGCCGATCTATTACTTCAAGACGGTCATTCCGGTAGCGGGCGCGCTCGTCATGCTGCAGGGGCTTGCCGAAATCCTTCGCTGCATCGTCTGCCTGAGGACCGGCGAGTGGCCGGCCCGGCTCAAGGACGTGGAGGAGATTGACGTTGTTGCCGAGCAGCTTGCGCAAAGCGAGCACGTAGACGCAAAGACGCGCGAGGCAGCGATCGAGCGTGCCCACGACCTAGACAGGGCAGCGCGTCAACGGGGAATGGGGGGAGATATCGAAACGTGA
- a CDS encoding DMT family transporter, whose translation MTIHLQARSLALSEHEKGIAFVVAATLAWSASGLYSRLLTVDVWTTIAWRSLFGGLFLLVPSLFLEGGFSRRQWRSVFHPSGLAMIGCQTFSQACFIGALFMTSVANVTMIYATAPFIAALFGWLILKEKVARRTLVAGGVCFSGVAVIVASSIGGGTGTGDLLALGMTVSFALVIIIPRINPDVPSLPPTIVSAFLTLILFAPFGSVGSLDLHNWVVLAAFGATNFSIALVLFLAGARRMPPAEAALLGTMEIILTPFWVWLFFAEQPPAATFLGGAVILAAVLWHTIIDFRRGRRMLAKAEDSPF comes from the coding sequence ATGACCATCCACCTTCAGGCGCGATCGTTGGCGCTCAGCGAGCACGAAAAAGGCATTGCTTTTGTGGTCGCCGCGACTCTTGCCTGGAGCGCAAGTGGGCTCTATTCGCGGCTCTTGACCGTCGATGTGTGGACGACGATCGCCTGGCGCTCGCTGTTCGGCGGTCTTTTTCTCCTGGTTCCGAGCCTCTTCCTGGAAGGCGGCTTTTCCAGGCGTCAATGGCGCTCGGTCTTCCATCCCTCGGGTCTTGCGATGATTGGATGTCAAACCTTCAGTCAGGCCTGCTTCATCGGCGCACTTTTTATGACCAGCGTTGCGAACGTCACGATGATCTACGCCACCGCGCCCTTCATTGCCGCCCTCTTCGGCTGGCTGATCCTGAAGGAGAAAGTCGCAAGGCGAACCCTCGTTGCCGGGGGCGTGTGTTTCTCGGGAGTGGCGGTCATCGTGGCCTCTTCAATCGGCGGCGGCACAGGAACTGGCGACCTTCTGGCGCTCGGAATGACCGTCTCATTTGCCCTTGTCATCATCATTCCCCGCATCAATCCCGATGTGCCAAGCCTTCCCCCGACCATCGTCAGTGCGTTTCTCACCCTGATCCTCTTTGCACCTTTCGGTTCGGTCGGTTCCCTTGATCTTCACAACTGGGTCGTGCTTGCGGCATTCGGGGCTACGAATTTCTCCATTGCGCTGGTTCTGTTCCTTGCGGGTGCACGACGTATGCCGCCGGCCGAAGCTGCCCTTCTCGGCACCATGGAAATCATTCTGACACCCTTCTGGGTCTGGCTGTTTTTTGCCGAACAACCGCCGGCCGCCACGTTCTTGGGCGGTGCAGTCATCCTGGCTGCCGTGCTCTGGCATACGATCATCGACTTCCGCCGTGGCCGCCGGATGCTCGCAAAGGCTGAGGATTCCCCTTTCTAG
- a CDS encoding LysR substrate-binding domain-containing protein yields MREPIESDLLRTFLVVTETSNFSAAAQRIGRTQSAVSAQVKRLEDTIGEALFERGARGVALTGAGTQLLPYARRVIDLLNEATATIRTKPLDGPVRIGIPEEYSQTVLPAALAAFSVRHPAVEVTISCDYTSHNLAALERDELDLAVVFDWSNQINGEVLCIDPTVWVTSLVHRLHDADPLPIAIYRNSTWCRDFALRSLEQHGRRYRIAVIADTSSGLKNAVAAGLAVTTLSRSNIPPGCRELTSADGFPLVDSSRVVLRRSRHHSTAAIQELAERVREAFQPMAALAPT; encoded by the coding sequence ATGCGTGAACCAATTGAAAGCGACCTGCTGCGGACATTTCTGGTTGTGACCGAAACGTCGAACTTTTCGGCCGCCGCTCAGCGCATCGGCCGAACCCAGTCGGCTGTCAGCGCTCAGGTGAAACGACTAGAGGACACGATCGGCGAAGCGCTTTTCGAAAGAGGCGCGCGCGGCGTTGCACTGACAGGCGCTGGGACGCAGCTCCTTCCCTATGCTCGACGGGTGATCGACCTTCTGAATGAGGCAACGGCGACGATCCGGACCAAGCCGCTGGACGGGCCTGTTCGCATCGGTATCCCCGAAGAATATAGTCAGACCGTATTGCCGGCCGCACTTGCTGCATTCTCCGTGCGCCACCCGGCCGTCGAGGTGACGATCTCTTGCGATTACACATCCCATAATCTCGCAGCGCTCGAACGCGACGAACTCGACCTCGCCGTCGTCTTCGACTGGAGCAATCAGATCAACGGCGAGGTACTTTGCATCGACCCTACGGTTTGGGTGACCTCGCTGGTGCATCGGTTGCACGATGCCGATCCGCTACCGATCGCAATTTACAGAAATTCGACCTGGTGCCGCGATTTCGCACTTCGTTCGCTGGAGCAGCACGGCCGCAGATACCGCATTGCCGTCATTGCCGATACGAGTTCCGGACTGAAGAACGCGGTCGCCGCCGGGCTTGCGGTAACCACGCTCTCCCGTAGCAACATCCCGCCCGGATGCCGGGAACTGACAAGTGCTGATGGCTTTCCGCTGGTCGATTCATCCCGGGTCGTATTGCGCCGCAGCCGGCATCATTCCACCGCGGCGATCCAGGAACTGGCCGAAAGGGTGCGGGAGGCCTTCCAGCCTATGGCCGCTCTTGCGCCAACATGA
- a CDS encoding TRAP transporter large permease, whose protein sequence is MSDPFLGMTMLMLIVVVIMMGFPTAFTLMGLGMLFGFYAFYNPAEHWIDNRVFDLMVQRTYGAMTNDVLISIPLFVLMGYVMERGALVDKMFYSIQLSFRRVPASLAVATLIVCTFWGIASGLVGAVVVLMGVIAMSPMLRAGYDVKLASGVITAGGTLGILIPPSVMIIVYAAVAGQSVVKLYAATMFPGFFLAFLYLAYILTWAAINPKVAPALPEDQTRVPVASWMRSLQAAYSQNMMLGLLRALSSPSKAMALETAEGRLTYWTLFKNFCAALVPFSLTAFTLLMVWWYVVIHPQAAGEAEAPEGLEQLGAPAADAGAAMVNGPATSFYVSFALVAAIAAAALSRYYYNMGAERLQVIKLLVSSVMPLALLTVVVLAVILFGITTATESAAVGAAGAFLLAFQARTLNWKRTKEAVFLTAKTTAMVCWLFVGSALFSAVFAILGGQALIEEWVLALELTPVQFMILSQAIIFILGWPLEWTEIIIIFVPIFLPMLRHFDIDPILWGVLVFVNLQAAFLSPPVAMSAYYLKGVSPPHVTLNQIFAGMMPYMLIVILCMVIMYVWPGMALWLPNYLYG, encoded by the coding sequence GTGAGCGATCCGTTCCTTGGAATGACGATGCTGATGCTCATCGTGGTCGTCATCATGATGGGTTTCCCGACGGCCTTTACGCTGATGGGGCTCGGCATGCTCTTCGGATTCTACGCCTTTTATAATCCCGCCGAACACTGGATCGACAATCGCGTCTTCGATCTGATGGTTCAGCGCACCTACGGGGCAATGACCAACGACGTCTTGATCTCCATCCCGCTCTTCGTCTTGATGGGTTACGTGATGGAGCGCGGCGCGCTGGTCGACAAGATGTTCTACAGCATCCAGCTGTCGTTCCGGCGCGTTCCCGCGTCGCTTGCCGTGGCAACCCTGATCGTGTGCACGTTCTGGGGGATTGCGAGCGGTCTCGTCGGCGCCGTCGTCGTGCTGATGGGGGTGATCGCTATGAGCCCGATGTTGCGAGCGGGCTATGACGTGAAGCTTGCCTCCGGCGTCATTACCGCTGGCGGTACGCTCGGCATCCTGATCCCGCCCTCGGTGATGATCATTGTCTATGCGGCGGTTGCTGGCCAGTCCGTGGTCAAGCTCTACGCTGCGACGATGTTTCCGGGTTTCTTCCTGGCGTTCCTCTATCTCGCCTATATTCTCACCTGGGCGGCGATCAATCCGAAAGTCGCTCCCGCCTTGCCGGAGGACCAGACACGGGTTCCGGTGGCAAGCTGGATGCGCAGTCTTCAGGCGGCCTATTCGCAAAACATGATGCTCGGTCTTCTTCGTGCATTGAGCTCGCCATCGAAGGCGATGGCACTCGAAACGGCTGAGGGACGGCTCACCTACTGGACGCTCTTCAAGAATTTCTGTGCAGCCCTCGTGCCCTTCTCCTTGACTGCATTCACACTGCTGATGGTGTGGTGGTATGTTGTTATCCACCCGCAGGCCGCAGGCGAGGCGGAAGCCCCCGAAGGGCTGGAGCAGCTCGGAGCGCCGGCTGCAGACGCGGGCGCGGCCATGGTCAATGGCCCGGCGACGAGCTTCTACGTGTCGTTCGCACTCGTTGCAGCAATCGCTGCTGCGGCCCTTTCCCGCTACTACTACAATATGGGTGCGGAGCGGCTTCAGGTGATAAAGCTTCTGGTGTCCTCCGTCATGCCGCTCGCGCTCCTCACTGTCGTCGTGCTCGCCGTCATCCTGTTCGGTATCACAACGGCAACCGAGTCTGCCGCAGTTGGCGCGGCCGGCGCCTTCCTGTTGGCATTCCAGGCCAGAACGCTCAACTGGAAACGCACCAAGGAGGCAGTCTTCCTGACGGCGAAGACGACGGCGATGGTCTGTTGGCTCTTCGTCGGCTCCGCGCTTTTCTCCGCCGTTTTCGCCATTCTGGGAGGGCAGGCGCTGATCGAAGAATGGGTGCTGGCGCTTGAGTTGACACCGGTGCAGTTCATGATCCTGTCGCAGGCGATCATCTTCATTCTCGGTTGGCCGCTGGAATGGACCGAGATCATCATTATCTTCGTGCCGATCTTCCTGCCGATGCTGAGACACTTCGATATCGACCCCATCCTTTGGGGCGTCCTCGTCTTCGTCAACCTGCAGGCAGCCTTCCTGTCGCCGCCGGTGGCGATGTCGGCTTACTATCTCAAGGGCGTTTCACCGCCGCACGTCACGCTCAACCAGATCTTCGCAGGTATGATGCCCTACATGCTGATCGTCATCCTTTGCATGGTCATCATGTATGTTTGGCCGGGAATGGCACTTTGGCTTCCGAACTATCTCTACGGCTGA
- a CDS encoding TRAP transporter substrate-binding protein, translated as MKRRTQVERKTSRRRFLSGAAMAGAAMMAAPSVVKAQGPVNMRWQSTWPSKDIFHEFALDFAQKVNDMTGGDLKIEVLPAGAVVPAFGLLDAVSQGTLDGGHGVLVYHYGKQTALALWGSGPGFAMDANMLLAWHKYGGGKELLAKLYESIGANVVSFPYGPMPTQPLGWFKKPVAKAEDIEGLKFRTVGISIDVFTGLGAAVNALPGGEIVAALDRGLLDAAEFNNASSDRVLGFPDVSKICMLQSYHQNAEQFEVMFNKTKYDGLPEQMKAIITNAVEAASQDMAWKAIDRYSKDYVEMQTTDKVKFYKTPEAILKRQLEVYDEVVKKKAGENPLFKEILQSQIAFAERATRWEQDTVVGRRLVFDHYFGPKGVAKEL; from the coding sequence ATGAAACGCAGAACCCAGGTCGAGAGGAAAACGTCGCGTCGTAGATTCCTAAGCGGCGCAGCCATGGCCGGCGCCGCGATGATGGCGGCGCCAAGCGTCGTCAAGGCGCAGGGGCCGGTCAACATGCGCTGGCAGAGCACCTGGCCTTCCAAGGATATCTTTCACGAGTTCGCACTCGATTTTGCACAGAAGGTCAACGACATGACCGGCGGGGATCTCAAGATCGAGGTACTGCCGGCGGGTGCCGTTGTGCCGGCCTTCGGCCTGCTCGATGCGGTCTCCCAGGGGACGCTCGACGGCGGCCACGGCGTGCTTGTCTATCATTACGGCAAACAGACGGCACTGGCGCTTTGGGGCTCGGGTCCAGGCTTTGCGATGGATGCCAACATGCTGCTTGCCTGGCATAAATATGGCGGCGGCAAGGAGCTGCTCGCCAAGCTTTACGAATCGATCGGCGCGAACGTCGTTTCGTTTCCCTATGGTCCGATGCCGACACAACCGCTCGGCTGGTTCAAGAAGCCGGTCGCCAAAGCCGAGGATATCGAGGGCCTGAAATTCCGCACGGTCGGCATTTCGATCGACGTGTTCACCGGTCTTGGGGCGGCGGTCAACGCTTTGCCGGGCGGCGAGATCGTCGCGGCGCTTGACCGTGGTCTGCTTGACGCGGCCGAGTTCAACAATGCCTCATCCGACCGCGTCCTCGGTTTTCCAGACGTTTCGAAAATCTGCATGCTGCAAAGCTACCACCAGAATGCCGAGCAATTCGAGGTCATGTTCAACAAGACCAAGTATGACGGCCTGCCCGAACAGATGAAGGCAATCATCACCAATGCCGTGGAGGCGGCGTCTCAGGACATGGCCTGGAAGGCCATCGACCGCTATTCGAAAGACTATGTCGAGATGCAGACGACCGACAAGGTGAAGTTCTACAAGACGCCGGAGGCGATCCTGAAAAGGCAACTGGAGGTCTACGACGAGGTGGTGAAGAAGAAGGCCGGCGAAAACCCGCTGTTCAAGGAGATTCTTCAATCGCAGATCGCCTTTGCGGAGCGGGCAACGCGATGGGAGCAGGACACCGTCGTCGGCCGGCGTTTGGTCTTTGATCACTACTTCGGACCAAAAGGGGTGGCAAAGGAACTCTGA
- a CDS encoding acylphosphatase has translation MADDRKATLVHISGRVQGVSFRIWTKTQAQRFGLTGWVRNEDDGSVTALIAGQDAAVSAMLEQFWNGPVGASVSSVVTKQASLDEAPSDFRITS, from the coding sequence ATGGCGGATGATCGCAAGGCGACGCTCGTGCACATATCGGGGCGGGTCCAGGGCGTCAGCTTCCGCATATGGACAAAGACCCAGGCACAGCGGTTCGGCTTGACCGGCTGGGTGCGAAACGAAGATGACGGATCTGTGACCGCATTGATTGCCGGACAGGATGCGGCGGTTTCCGCAATGTTGGAACAGTTTTGGAACGGACCCGTCGGCGCGTCCGTTTCCAGTGTCGTGACCAAACAGGCCTCCTTGGATGAGGCGCCATCGGACTTCCGAATCACGAGCTGA